The region AAGGAAAATTTGATCCAGATAGATATCAAAAAACGATGAAGTTTTGTAGAATGACTGAAATTAAAATGGCTCAAGGTGCAAAACAAACAGGTGGGAAATTAGCTGCACATAAAGTAACTCCAGCTATTGCGTATTATAGAAATGTAGAAGCTTATAAAGATGTATTCTCTCCAAATAGATTTCCTTATGCTAATACTTTAGAAGAATTATTTGATTTTATTGGAACATTACAAGAATTATCAGAAAAACCAGTTGGTGTAAAAATAGTAATTTCTGATATTGAAAATATTGAACCATACGCTGCTGAAATTAAGAGAAGAATAGATTTAGGTGATACTAGATATCCAGATTTCATCTCTTTAGATGGTGGTTCAGGAGGTAGTGCAACTGCTCCAATTGAAATGATGGAAAGAGTTGGATTAAATATAAGAGATTCAATTTATTTAGTAGATAAAGTATTAAGAAAATATGGCATAAGAGAAGAAGTTAAAATTATAGCAAGTGGTAAAGTTTTAACACCTGATGATGTTATTATTAATATGGCAATTGGTGCTGATTTTATTCAAATTGCACGTGGATTTATGATGAGTGCTGGATGTATTAGAGCGAGATATTGTTCTGGTACAACGGGTCATGTTTGTCCTATTGGTTTGGCAACTCAAGATAAGAAAAAAAGAAAAAAATATTTCGTTTATAAACAAGCTAAAAAAGTTAGAAATTATCATAACAACTTATTAAAAAGTGTTAAGGGAATGCTTGCTATTATGGGATTAAAAAATATAAATGAATTAAATAAACATAAAATACTTTTCCTAGATAAAGATTCAAGAGTACATGATAATATTGATAGTGTATTCGCAAGAAGACTTGATATTGGAAAAGATTTGGAGGATGAATATCATGAACTTAGATAAGGTAATATCTGGATTTTTTATTATTTTAGCAATGACAGTTAACTTTGGTTTTTTTTATGGAGATATGCACTCTTTAGAAGATCATAGTAAATATGAACTTTTTGCAGCTATTATTGTTAATCTTATTGCAACAACACTAAAACTTGGTGATAAAACACAAATGGGTTCAGTTTTATTAGCAACATCATTAGTTGCAGATATACAACTTTTTGCTGCTGCAATTATATGGACAGTAGCTACGTATGTTTATGTTATAGA is a window of Poseidonibacter antarcticus DNA encoding:
- a CDS encoding FMN-binding glutamate synthase family protein produces the protein MELELSTDFWILFWIIIFAWYIHDKYVQRDHQLLVNYPIIGRLRYVFEEAREPFRQYFGDEKFYESKDKLDWVYKAANDVPNYASFSPAQPLPKPKFMIRHANIVLNEDEVDQEFEVIFGANRKNPYISKSIIGRSAMSDGSISPEGTRAFVRGAKMGGFVINSGEGGVTSNFFITHQSYKPEYMKIVHGNIFSRAAKDIMHFLFNGALAADVYRSLVFGKDKEAETYVFDLKSQLFHRINWDAPLENFPKDVPEDMPDIIFQISSGLYGARDKEGKFDPDRYQKTMKFCRMTEIKMAQGAKQTGGKLAAHKVTPAIAYYRNVEAYKDVFSPNRFPYANTLEELFDFIGTLQELSEKPVGVKIVISDIENIEPYAAEIKRRIDLGDTRYPDFISLDGGSGGSATAPIEMMERVGLNIRDSIYLVDKVLRKYGIREEVKIIASGKVLTPDDVIINMAIGADFIQIARGFMMSAGCIRARYCSGTTGHVCPIGLATQDKKKRKKYFVYKQAKKVRNYHNNLLKSVKGMLAIMGLKNINELNKHKILFLDKDSRVHDNIDSVFARRLDIGKDLEDEYHELR
- a CDS encoding DUF6394 family protein; translation: MNLDKVISGFFIILAMTVNFGFFYGDMHSLEDHSKYELFAAIIVNLIATTLKLGDKTQMGSVLLATSLVADIQLFAAAIIWTVATYVYVIDAEVIGAIVSLSGGALLANIVSVLLYVGDTLKSKR